One part of the Parabacteroides distasonis ATCC 8503 genome encodes these proteins:
- a CDS encoding O-acetylhomoserine aminocarboxypropyltransferase/cysteine synthase family protein: MATKKLHFETLQLHVGQEQPDPATDARAVPIYQTTSYVFHNAQHAADRFGLRDAGNIYGRLTNSTQGVFEARVAALEGGVAGLAVASGAAAVTYALQNIVRAGDHIIAADNLYGGSFNLITHTLASQGITNTIINVNDLNALEAAIRENTKAIYVETFGNPNSDVTNLDAVAEVAHRYHVPLIVDNTFGTPYLIRPIEHGADIVIHSATKFIGGHGSSLGGVIVDGGTFDWKANADKFPTLAKPDPSYHGAIFADVAGSAAFVTRIRAVILRDTGATISPFNAFILLQGLETLSLRVERHVANALKVVDYLSKHPKVEKVNHPSLPTHPDHELYNKYFPNGAGSIFTFEIKGGQEAAWKFIDSLEIFSLLANVADVKSLVIHPYTTTHSQMSPEELAQQHITPSTVRLSIGTEYIDDIIDDLDQAFAKI; encoded by the coding sequence ATGGCAACAAAGAAGTTACATTTCGAGACATTACAACTTCATGTAGGACAAGAACAACCGGATCCCGCAACCGACGCACGTGCAGTACCCATTTATCAAACAACTTCCTATGTATTCCATAACGCACAACATGCGGCAGACCGTTTCGGCCTACGTGACGCAGGGAATATTTACGGACGTTTGACAAACTCCACGCAAGGCGTTTTCGAGGCACGTGTAGCTGCCTTAGAAGGAGGTGTGGCAGGTTTGGCCGTGGCTTCAGGAGCAGCGGCTGTCACCTATGCGTTACAGAACATAGTGAGGGCAGGAGATCATATTATCGCGGCCGATAATTTGTATGGCGGTTCCTTCAACCTGATCACCCATACACTGGCCTCCCAAGGCATTACTAATACGATTATCAATGTAAATGACCTAAACGCATTAGAAGCAGCCATCCGGGAAAACACGAAAGCCATTTATGTAGAGACATTCGGGAATCCTAACTCTGACGTAACGAATCTGGATGCGGTAGCGGAAGTCGCTCACCGATACCATGTTCCATTAATCGTAGACAATACGTTCGGAACCCCCTACTTGATTCGTCCGATCGAACATGGAGCTGACATTGTCATCCATTCCGCCACAAAGTTCATAGGAGGACACGGCAGTAGCCTAGGAGGTGTAATTGTAGACGGAGGTACTTTCGACTGGAAGGCGAATGCAGATAAGTTCCCTACATTAGCTAAACCAGACCCAAGTTATCATGGAGCCATATTTGCGGACGTAGCAGGTTCCGCCGCCTTTGTCACCCGTATCCGTGCGGTCATTCTTCGCGATACCGGGGCAACGATCTCTCCTTTCAATGCTTTTATATTGTTGCAAGGATTAGAGACCTTATCCCTACGCGTGGAGCGCCATGTAGCAAACGCATTGAAAGTCGTGGATTATTTATCAAAACATCCGAAAGTAGAAAAAGTGAATCATCCATCACTTCCTACCCATCCGGACCATGAACTTTACAATAAATATTTCCCGAATGGTGCCGGCAGTATCTTCACCTTCGAGATCAAAGGCGGGCAGGAAGCCGCTTGGAAATTCATCGACTCACTGGAGATATTTTCCCTACTAGCGAATGTCGCCGATGTAAAGAGCCTTGTCATTCATCCATACACGACCACTCATTCCCAGATGAGCCCGGAAGAACTTGCCCAACAGCACATAACACCATCCACCGTACGCTTGAGCATCGGAACCGAATATATAGATGATATTATAGATGATCTGGATCAAGCTTTCGCTAAAATCTGA
- a CDS encoding LytR/AlgR family response regulator transcription factor has protein sequence MRILIVEDETAAYENLADMLVTIDPTLEIMGNTESVQQTVRWLQANPRPDLIFMDIHLSDGSAFAIFDQIEVEAPIIFTTAYDQYAIDAFKVNSIDYILKPIKSEELKRALDKFSRWNHQDIIHYLSQLTQLSTTPKYKDKLLIPIKDKLLPISLKDVSCFYTADKNTYVYLKSGNSYPYAKTLEQIISSLSPADFIRANKQFIISRDSVKDITIWFDSRLLVTLDIEVPERIYISKNKASEFKSWIVSLE, from the coding sequence ATGAGAATACTGATCGTAGAGGACGAGACCGCCGCCTATGAGAACTTAGCGGATATGTTGGTTACAATAGATCCCACGCTTGAGATCATGGGAAATACGGAGAGTGTCCAGCAAACGGTACGTTGGCTGCAAGCCAATCCGAGGCCGGATTTGATTTTTATGGATATTCATTTATCGGACGGTTCCGCTTTCGCTATTTTTGACCAGATAGAGGTGGAGGCACCGATTATCTTTACTACGGCGTACGATCAATATGCGATCGACGCTTTCAAAGTAAACAGCATAGACTATATCTTGAAGCCGATTAAGTCGGAAGAATTGAAAAGGGCCTTAGATAAGTTTAGCCGATGGAATCATCAAGATATCATCCATTATTTATCCCAATTAACACAGTTGTCTACTACTCCTAAATACAAGGATAAACTACTGATTCCTATTAAGGATAAATTGTTGCCTATTAGCTTGAAAGATGTGTCTTGTTTCTATACGGCTGATAAGAATACATATGTTTATTTAAAGAGTGGTAATTCGTATCCATATGCTAAAACATTGGAACAGATAATTTCTTCTTTAAGTCCTGCTGATTTTATTCGTGCGAATAAACAATTCATCATTTCTCGTGATAGCGTGAAGGACATAACAATTTGGTTTGATAGCCGTTTGCTCGTTACTTTGGATATAGAAGTGCCTGAGCGTATATATATTAGTAAAAATAAAGCATCCGAGTTTAAGTCTTGGATAGTAAGTCTGGAATAA
- a CDS encoding sensor histidine kinase: MIFYSFVYEKRYNRMGSLDEKISVVKAKPWLVSLVCAVFIAYPNLAWIFCDMSYLAPNDHQGFLLFFGFRFLYFWGLIWFLLKSNLRHEDCTSFFERLLWNALYVSGGFVVYKLISFLTISYDRFLSIIIFQFIVLALLCTLIGYIQMLYHNQREKDQLIENLRVENLQSRCDALVNQINPHFFFNSLNGISSLIRKKNDENTLLYVTKLSDIFRYILQSDKKNLVPLSEELAFIEAFQHVMVVRFANKLTFTIEVPEDKRNLRIPVLSLLPLVENVTVHNIIDSEHRMDILIRLNERMELVVSNPIYPKLTLPDTNGTGLKNLENRFLLLMNKQIRVESDEDEFQVYLPLK, from the coding sequence ATGATTTTTTATTCCTTTGTATACGAAAAAAGATACAATCGTATGGGTTCATTGGATGAAAAGATATCAGTGGTCAAGGCTAAACCTTGGTTGGTCAGTTTGGTTTGCGCGGTGTTTATCGCCTACCCGAATTTGGCATGGATCTTTTGTGACATGAGCTATCTGGCTCCGAACGATCATCAAGGATTTTTACTCTTCTTTGGGTTCCGTTTTCTTTACTTCTGGGGACTTATTTGGTTTTTGCTGAAAAGTAACTTGAGGCATGAGGATTGTACCTCCTTCTTCGAGCGGTTGCTCTGGAATGCCCTGTACGTTTCCGGAGGCTTTGTTGTCTATAAATTGATCTCCTTCCTGACTATTAGTTATGATCGTTTTTTGAGTATCATTATCTTCCAGTTTATCGTGTTGGCGTTGTTATGTACCTTGATCGGCTATATACAAATGCTATATCACAATCAACGGGAAAAGGATCAATTGATCGAGAATCTGCGTGTCGAGAATTTGCAGAGCCGCTGCGATGCATTGGTGAACCAGATCAATCCGCATTTCTTTTTCAATTCATTGAATGGAATCTCCTCCTTGATACGGAAGAAAAACGATGAGAATACCTTGTTGTATGTTACGAAATTGTCCGATATATTCCGTTATATCCTTCAGAGTGATAAAAAGAATTTGGTACCACTGTCGGAGGAGCTTGCGTTTATAGAGGCTTTTCAGCATGTAATGGTAGTCCGTTTCGCCAATAAGCTTACTTTTACGATCGAAGTTCCCGAAGATAAGCGGAACTTGCGAATTCCCGTATTATCTTTGCTTCCGTTGGTAGAGAACGTGACGGTACATAATATTATAGACAGCGAGCACCGGATGGATATCTTGATCCGGCTGAACGAGCGAATGGAACTGGTTGTTTCTAATCCAATCTATCCGAAATTGACCTTACCGGATACGAATGGAACCGGGCTTAAGAATCTGGAGAATCGTTTCTTGCTATTAATGAATAAACAAATACGGGTAGAATCTGATGAGGATGAGTTTCAGGTATACCTACCCCTAAAATGA
- a CDS encoding lytic transglycosylase domain-containing protein produces the protein MKRYLLALICLNCLVSLVYAQEETRIEEKDTLSSLESEVGLIPESLDANVDSLLRTWHVQYFSKREDFCHDDDENVYFPDSVYIDRLSRLPSVIALPYNNIVRDCIDLYAERKRNLVRYMLGMADFYFPIIEQVLDEHGLPIELKYLAVVESALNPVALSRVGACGLWQFMLPTGKSYGLEINSLVDERRDPLKATEAACKYFKDMYAIYGDWNLVLASYNCGPGNVNKAIRRSGGKTDFWDIFPYLPKETRSYVPLFIAANYVMNYYCEHNICPMQTSLPLATDTVMVNNALHLQQVSDLLQVDIETLRALNPQYKRDIVPGNTRPSVLKLPAAETYAFIDKEDTVYTHRIEELLANCISANNSNGSLPSGATREKITHVVLSGENLYTIANRYGVTAKDIRKWNGLGSNRVAKGKRLRLYVDNGGVAFASATKTPVKSTTVTAKSTATTTKKSASAATKQIASANKDFVSYKVKSGDSLYSISKKYPGVTASSLQKVNGLSSPDIRPGQVLKIPVG, from the coding sequence ATGAAAAGATACCTGCTAGCACTCATTTGTTTAAATTGTTTGGTCTCATTGGTCTATGCGCAGGAAGAGACCCGAATTGAGGAAAAAGATACCTTAAGCTCGCTGGAGTCTGAGGTCGGATTGATTCCGGAAAGCTTGGATGCGAACGTGGATAGTTTGCTCCGTACTTGGCATGTGCAATATTTCTCAAAAAGAGAGGACTTTTGCCATGATGACGACGAGAATGTCTATTTCCCGGATTCGGTCTATATCGACCGCCTGTCTAGGCTTCCCAGCGTGATCGCTTTGCCCTATAATAATATAGTGCGTGATTGTATTGACTTATATGCGGAGCGTAAACGAAATTTAGTGCGTTATATGCTGGGGATGGCGGACTTTTATTTTCCGATAATCGAGCAGGTGTTGGATGAGCATGGCCTGCCTATTGAATTGAAATATCTCGCCGTCGTGGAAAGTGCCTTGAATCCGGTAGCCCTCTCTCGTGTGGGCGCTTGTGGTTTATGGCAATTCATGCTTCCTACGGGTAAGAGCTATGGCTTGGAGATTAATAGCTTGGTGGACGAGCGCCGGGACCCCTTGAAAGCGACCGAGGCCGCTTGTAAGTATTTCAAGGATATGTACGCTATCTATGGGGATTGGAATTTAGTGTTGGCATCTTATAACTGCGGGCCGGGCAACGTGAATAAAGCGATCCGTCGTTCGGGGGGCAAGACGGACTTCTGGGATATCTTCCCTTATTTACCGAAAGAGACTCGTTCATACGTCCCCTTATTTATTGCCGCCAATTACGTCATGAATTATTATTGCGAGCATAACATCTGTCCGATGCAAACCAGCTTGCCGCTAGCCACGGATACGGTCATGGTGAATAATGCCCTACATTTGCAGCAGGTATCGGATCTATTGCAAGTAGATATTGAGACGTTGCGTGCGTTAAATCCACAATATAAAAGAGACATCGTTCCGGGTAATACCCGCCCTTCGGTTTTGAAACTACCTGCGGCGGAAACCTATGCTTTTATCGATAAAGAAGATACGGTCTATACGCATCGGATCGAGGAACTGTTGGCGAATTGCATTTCTGCGAATAACTCTAATGGCTCTTTACCAAGTGGTGCGACCCGGGAAAAAATCACCCACGTGGTATTGAGTGGTGAGAATCTTTATACGATCGCTAATCGCTATGGCGTGACAGCGAAAGATATCCGTAAATGGAACGGGCTAGGCTCCAACCGGGTAGCGAAAGGAAAACGGTTAAGATTATATGTAGATAATGGGGGTGTCGCTTTTGCCTCGGCTACCAAGACTCCGGTGAAATCAACTACCGTGACTGCGAAATCGACTGCGACAACAACGAAAAAGTCGGCTTCCGCCGCTACAAAACAGATCGCTTCCGCTAATAAAGATTTTGTCTCTTATAAGGTTAAATCGGGAGATTCGCTTTATTCGATTTCCAAGAAATACCCTGGGGTTACCGCCTCTTCCTTACAAAAGGTGAATGGGCTGTCAAGTCCGGATATCCGTCCGGGTCAAGTACTGAAGATACCGGTAGGATGA
- a CDS encoding DUF5683 domain-containing protein: MRNRIILLLIGFMCYAGMGNAQEDKTEKAVPAIVSDSVEVAAPDSTVQAVLMAADSVGVPEVKMKLAFKPNPTKAVLFALVPGLGQIYNRKYWKLPIVYGGLMGCMYAVTWNNKNYKDYSTAYKDIMYDAAKNLENPDAWSKSWQDLTSMAPEDAINNSNFKDQLKRQKDYFRRYRDLSIIITVGVYALSIVDAYVDAQLFDFDISPDLSLHLEPVVSPKTSVTPRTYGLNCSLKF, translated from the coding sequence ATGAGAAATCGAATCATACTCCTTTTGATCGGATTCATGTGCTATGCCGGGATGGGTAACGCACAGGAGGATAAGACGGAGAAAGCCGTTCCTGCTATAGTTTCCGATTCCGTGGAGGTAGCTGCCCCGGATTCTACCGTGCAAGCCGTCTTGATGGCGGCCGATTCGGTGGGCGTACCGGAAGTGAAGATGAAGCTGGCTTTTAAGCCGAATCCGACAAAAGCGGTCTTGTTCGCCTTGGTACCGGGTCTGGGACAGATCTATAACCGGAAATATTGGAAATTACCGATCGTTTACGGTGGCTTGATGGGATGTATGTATGCCGTGACTTGGAACAACAAGAACTATAAGGATTATTCGACGGCTTATAAGGATATCATGTATGATGCCGCTAAGAATCTGGAAAATCCGGATGCTTGGAGTAAAAGTTGGCAAGACTTGACTTCCATGGCTCCTGAGGATGCGATTAATAATTCAAATTTCAAGGATCAATTGAAAAGACAGAAGGATTATTTTCGTCGATATAGAGACTTGAGTATAATTATTACGGTCGGGGTGTATGCGTTGAGTATCGTGGATGCCTACGTGGATGCCCAGTTATTCGATTTTGATATATCACCGGATTTATCCTTGCATTTGGAGCCGGTTGTTAGTCCGAAGACGAGTGTCACGCCTCGTACTTACGGATTGAATTGCAGTCTAAAATTCTGA
- a CDS encoding ParB/RepB/Spo0J family partition protein yields MAALKRSALGRGLDALITMDDLKTGGSSSISEIELSKIQPNPEQPRSVFEEETLEELATSIRSLGVIQPITLKEIGPEQYMIISGERRYRASLKAGLERIPAYIKTAADENVVEMALIENIQREDLNSIEIALAYQKLIDNYGLTQEGLSERVGKKRATIANYLRLLKLPAEIQVGLKDKKIDMGHARALIPVDDPEVQLALYEQILAQGLSVRNVEEMVRNIAEGIQPELPEKKKSDRKPILPEEFKLLKDHLSRYFNTKVQLTCNEKGKGKITIPFATEEELEQLIGLLDKLK; encoded by the coding sequence ATGGCAGCATTAAAAAGATCGGCGTTAGGCCGTGGATTAGACGCGTTAATTACGATGGATGACCTGAAGACAGGTGGTTCATCGTCTATTAGTGAGATCGAGTTAAGCAAGATCCAGCCTAATCCGGAACAACCTCGATCTGTCTTTGAGGAAGAGACCTTGGAGGAGTTGGCTACCTCTATCCGTTCGTTAGGCGTGATACAGCCGATTACGTTGAAGGAAATCGGCCCCGAGCAATATATGATCATCTCTGGCGAACGCCGTTATCGTGCGTCGCTTAAAGCAGGTTTGGAGCGTATTCCCGCTTATATTAAGACGGCGGCCGACGAGAACGTGGTGGAGATGGCTTTGATAGAGAATATCCAACGAGAGGACTTGAACTCTATCGAAATCGCGTTAGCTTATCAAAAATTAATCGATAATTACGGCTTGACCCAAGAGGGGCTGAGCGAAAGGGTTGGAAAGAAACGTGCTACGATCGCTAATTACCTTCGTTTATTGAAACTTCCCGCCGAGATCCAAGTAGGATTGAAGGACAAGAAGATCGATATGGGACATGCCCGGGCATTGATCCCGGTGGATGATCCGGAGGTTCAATTAGCTTTATATGAGCAGATATTGGCTCAAGGACTCTCCGTTCGTAACGTGGAGGAGATGGTGCGTAATATAGCCGAGGGAATACAACCGGAATTGCCGGAAAAGAAAAAATCGGATCGTAAGCCGATACTTCCGGAAGAGTTTAAATTGCTGAAAGATCATTTGTCCCGTTACTTCAATACGAAAGTCCAGTTGACTTGCAATGAGAAGGGAAAAGGTAAAATTACGATTCCTTTCGCCACGGAAGAAGAGTTGGAGCAATTGATCGGGTTACTGGATAAATTGAAATGA
- a CDS encoding ParA family protein, with amino-acid sequence MGKIIALANQKGGVGKTTTTINLAASLAALEKKVLVVDADPQANASSGLGVDIRNVELSIYECLVNGEDASGAITQTEVEGLDIIPSHIDLVGAEIEMLNLENRERILKQILTPLKEKYDFILIDCSPSLGLITVNALTAADSVIIPVQCEYFALEGISKLLNTIKIIKSKLNPALEIEGFLLTMYDSRLRLANQIYEEVKRPFRDLVFTTVIQRNVKLSEASSYGKPVLLYDADSKGSINHMQLAQEIVEKNKGLWQH; translated from the coding sequence ATGGGAAAGATTATCGCTTTAGCAAATCAGAAAGGTGGAGTCGGGAAGACAACCACCACGATTAATCTGGCTGCGTCATTGGCCGCTCTTGAGAAAAAGGTGCTGGTCGTAGACGCTGATCCGCAGGCGAATGCCTCATCCGGTCTGGGTGTGGACATACGTAATGTAGAACTTTCTATCTATGAATGTCTGGTGAACGGTGAGGACGCGAGCGGCGCTATCACACAGACTGAAGTGGAAGGACTGGATATCATCCCCTCTCATATCGATTTGGTGGGAGCGGAGATCGAGATGCTAAACTTGGAGAATCGTGAACGGATCTTGAAGCAGATATTGACACCGCTGAAAGAGAAGTACGATTTTATCCTGATCGACTGCTCTCCTTCTTTGGGATTGATAACCGTGAATGCCTTGACAGCCGCCGATTCGGTGATCATCCCGGTACAATGCGAGTATTTCGCCTTGGAAGGTATCAGTAAGCTGTTGAATACGATCAAGATTATCAAATCAAAGCTGAACCCGGCACTGGAGATAGAGGGATTCCTCTTGACTATGTATGATTCCCGCCTGCGTTTGGCGAACCAGATTTATGAGGAAGTGAAACGTCCGTTCCGCGATTTGGTATTTACTACCGTGATCCAACGAAACGTGAAGTTGAGCGAGGCTTCCAGTTACGGTAAACCTGTCTTATTGTATGATGCGGATTCGAAAGGATCTATCAACCATATGCAGTTGGCGCAGGAGATTGTTGAAAAAAATAAAGGATTATGGCAGCATTAA
- a CDS encoding DUF6575 domain-containing protein: MTNLFLDRILEFYGVPQILVAKDSFGTQYLCLLFDDGAGCRYTGIKISSSRLDDYWGGRIDLRTLYLNPENDNEYFNVSYNDNHYELQSFEGKALPEERLPEKGYFHVESRSEIYTIKVPSCDKNIFQDIARRMGWVCM; the protein is encoded by the coding sequence ATGACTAATTTGTTTTTAGATAGGATCCTAGAGTTTTATGGTGTGCCTCAAATCCTTGTGGCTAAAGATTCTTTTGGTACGCAATACTTATGCCTGCTTTTCGATGATGGGGCTGGATGCAGGTATACGGGTATTAAGATTTCATCCTCTAGGCTGGATGATTATTGGGGAGGAAGGATCGATTTAAGGACTCTTTATCTGAATCCGGAGAATGACAATGAATATTTCAATGTGTCTTATAATGATAATCATTATGAGCTACAGTCTTTTGAGGGAAAGGCCTTGCCGGAGGAAAGGCTTCCGGAAAAGGGATATTTTCATGTGGAATCACGGTCTGAGATCTATACGATAAAGGTTCCTTCCTGCGATAAAAATATATTCCAAGACATTGCCCGGAGGATGGGATGGGTCTGTATGTAA